The Triticum aestivum cultivar Chinese Spring chromosome 7B, IWGSC CS RefSeq v2.1, whole genome shotgun sequence genome window below encodes:
- the LOC123157900 gene encoding uncharacterized protein isoform X1, protein MKKNLLALPRRSPRAPWENPSAATLRASSFPSSPRRRRWARAAAGILLLSLLHSWAAGGGGLLWRGRGRGFGLWRRGQAVRRCCGASRSAPGYGSGGRLGLCLDPVRLVPGCLGCYSRLKCSRRSWGGLPAAAWMARAHRASWSRERAWLSGGGAFGGGVSAVLHIGSLRRGLRVPWPGDPEVVGRQLQTAALLTGVEAGLRFGIRYGKRRLNVERTKCMQEIVCDCSGVPKRSNTRSCRCRCPAMIWLLRSKDNSWDYKVARESTSTKID, encoded by the exons atgaaaaaaaatctctTAGCGCTCCCGCGACGCTCCCCGCGAGCACCATGGgagaaccctagcgccgccaccctCCGGGCGTCCTCCTTCCCTTCTTCCCCACGCCGCCGTcggtgggcgcgggcggcggcagggattctcctcctctcccttctgCATTCATGGGctgcggggggaggggggcttCTGTGGCGGGGGCGCGGGCGCGGTTTCGGCCTCTGGCGGCGGGGTCAGGCGGTACGGCGCTGTTGCGGGGCGTCTCGGTCGGCTCCAGGGTATGGCAGCGGCGGCCGGCTGGGACTCTGCCTAGATCCGGTTCGTCTCGTCCCTGGGTGCCTCGGGTGCTACTCGAGGCTGAAGTGTTCGCGGCGCAGCTGGGGTGGCCTGCCGGCGGCGGCATGGATGGCTAGGGCGCATCGGGCTTCCTGGTCCAGGGAGCGGGCGTGGCTGTCGGGCGGAGGTGCGTTCGGTGGCGGTGTATCTGCAGTTCTGCACATCGGCTCCCTACGGCGCGGGCTGAGAGTGCCGTGGCCTGGTGACCCCGAGGTCGTCGGGCGGCAGCTGCAGACGGCAGCTCTTCTCACGGGCGTGGAGGCGGGGCTGAG GTTTGGAATTAGGTATGGAAAAAGGAGACTAAACGTTGAGAGAACAAAATGTATGCAAGAGATAGTCTGCGACTGCTCG GGGGTCCCAAAAAGAAGTAATACACGGTCTTGCCGGTGTAGGTGCCCAGCGATGATATGGTTGCTCCGGTCAAAAGACAACAGCTG GGATTACAAGGTTGCTAGGGAATCAACCTCCACAAAGATTGATTGA
- the LOC123157900 gene encoding uncharacterized protein isoform X2, translating to MKKNLLALPRRSPRAPWENPSAATLRASSFPSSPRRRRWARAAAGILLLSLLHSWAAGGGGLLWRGRGRGFGLWRRGQAVRRCCGASRSAPGYGSGGRLGLCLDPVRLVPGCLGCYSRLKCSRRSWGGLPAAAWMARAHRASWSRERAWLSGGGAFGGGVSAVLHIGSLRRGLRVPWPGDPEVVGRQLQTAALLTGVEAGLRFGIRYGKRRLNVERTKCMQEIVCDCSGVPKRSNTRSCRCRCPAMIWLLRSKDNSCMALGDEDQSST from the exons atgaaaaaaaatctctTAGCGCTCCCGCGACGCTCCCCGCGAGCACCATGGgagaaccctagcgccgccaccctCCGGGCGTCCTCCTTCCCTTCTTCCCCACGCCGCCGTcggtgggcgcgggcggcggcagggattctcctcctctcccttctgCATTCATGGGctgcggggggaggggggcttCTGTGGCGGGGGCGCGGGCGCGGTTTCGGCCTCTGGCGGCGGGGTCAGGCGGTACGGCGCTGTTGCGGGGCGTCTCGGTCGGCTCCAGGGTATGGCAGCGGCGGCCGGCTGGGACTCTGCCTAGATCCGGTTCGTCTCGTCCCTGGGTGCCTCGGGTGCTACTCGAGGCTGAAGTGTTCGCGGCGCAGCTGGGGTGGCCTGCCGGCGGCGGCATGGATGGCTAGGGCGCATCGGGCTTCCTGGTCCAGGGAGCGGGCGTGGCTGTCGGGCGGAGGTGCGTTCGGTGGCGGTGTATCTGCAGTTCTGCACATCGGCTCCCTACGGCGCGGGCTGAGAGTGCCGTGGCCTGGTGACCCCGAGGTCGTCGGGCGGCAGCTGCAGACGGCAGCTCTTCTCACGGGCGTGGAGGCGGGGCTGAG GTTTGGAATTAGGTATGGAAAAAGGAGACTAAACGTTGAGAGAACAAAATGTATGCAAGAGATAGTCTGCGACTGCTCG GGGGTCCCAAAAAGAAGTAATACACGGTCTTGCCGGTGTAGGTGCCCAGCGATGATATGGTTGCTCCGGTCAAAAGACAACAGCTG CATGGCATTGGGGGACGAGGATCAATCAAGCACTTGA
- the LOC123157900 gene encoding uncharacterized protein isoform X4, whose protein sequence is MKKNLLALPRRSPRAPWENPSAATLRASSFPSSPRRRRWARAAAGILLLSLLHSWAAGGGGLLWRGRGRGFGLWRRGQAVRRCCGASRSAPGYGSGGRLGLCLDPVRLVPGCLGCYSRLKCSRRSWGGLPAAAWMARAHRASWSRERAWLSGGGAFGGGVSAVLHIGSLRRGLRVPWPGDPEVVGRQLQTAALLTGVEAGLRFGIRYGKRRLNVERTKCMQEIVCDCSGVPKRSNTRSCRCRCPAMIWLLRSKDNSW, encoded by the exons atgaaaaaaaatctctTAGCGCTCCCGCGACGCTCCCCGCGAGCACCATGGgagaaccctagcgccgccaccctCCGGGCGTCCTCCTTCCCTTCTTCCCCACGCCGCCGTcggtgggcgcgggcggcggcagggattctcctcctctcccttctgCATTCATGGGctgcggggggaggggggcttCTGTGGCGGGGGCGCGGGCGCGGTTTCGGCCTCTGGCGGCGGGGTCAGGCGGTACGGCGCTGTTGCGGGGCGTCTCGGTCGGCTCCAGGGTATGGCAGCGGCGGCCGGCTGGGACTCTGCCTAGATCCGGTTCGTCTCGTCCCTGGGTGCCTCGGGTGCTACTCGAGGCTGAAGTGTTCGCGGCGCAGCTGGGGTGGCCTGCCGGCGGCGGCATGGATGGCTAGGGCGCATCGGGCTTCCTGGTCCAGGGAGCGGGCGTGGCTGTCGGGCGGAGGTGCGTTCGGTGGCGGTGTATCTGCAGTTCTGCACATCGGCTCCCTACGGCGCGGGCTGAGAGTGCCGTGGCCTGGTGACCCCGAGGTCGTCGGGCGGCAGCTGCAGACGGCAGCTCTTCTCACGGGCGTGGAGGCGGGGCTGAG GTTTGGAATTAGGTATGGAAAAAGGAGACTAAACGTTGAGAGAACAAAATGTATGCAAGAGATAGTCTGCGACTGCTCG GGGGTCCCAAAAAGAAGTAATACACGGTCTTGCCGGTGTAGGTGCCCAGCGATGATATGGTTGCTCCGGTCAAAAGACAACAGCTG GTAG
- the LOC123157899 gene encoding liprin-alpha-1 has translation MGISRRFLLLAVALVIAAGAVAAEEQAAVDPAGAGEIAAGVKEAAEAAALRAELAQLREKISALESDITQRSQDLKSKDDGIAKLEKDIGEKSQKIATLQSEITSLQKKGSVAAEEQAGKAIARAVELEEQIEKLNKEIEAQSSQRTTLEARANKAEKKVQDLNLKLESLQKASGEQKRMIQKTERALKVAEEELMRLQLEATTKAKQLTEVHGAWLPPWLVTHTAQYLEVVSGHWNEHGKPAMDSFLQKASEKSAHAKKWAEPHIETAKLKLVPVKEKLAVLKKNAEPYVEKASAKSVEVYEASRDAIIPHFVKFKEVSDPYFQEAKKISKPYIDQVAEVTKPHVEKVRSTLKPYTKRAVHVYGTFLESATTYHRQAQATISDYLHQHEITKSLVTKEFVWFLASALLALPVFIMYRLLVETFCTKKQKRSPRNGNGNNGNRRHKRRHAEK, from the exons ATGGGGATCTCGAGGCGGTTCCTCCTCCTGGCCGTGGCGCTGGTGATCGCCGCCGGCGCGGTGGCCGCGGAGGAGCAGGCGGCGGTGGACCCGGCGGGGGCCGGGGAGATCGCGGCGGGCGTCAAGGAGGCCGCCGAGGCGGCCGCGCTCCGGGCGGAGCTGGCGCAGCTCAGGGAGAAGATCTCCGCCTTAG AGTCGGACATCACACAGAGATCCCAGGACCTGAAGAGCAAGGATGATGGCATAGCGAAGCTGGAGAAGGACATTGGGGAGAAGTCACAGAAGATTGCTACTCTGCAGAGCGAGATCACATCTCTCCAG AAAAAAGGTTCTGTGGCTGCTGAGGAGCAGGCAGGCAAGGCCATTGCTCGGGCTGTTGAGCTTGAGGAGCAG ATTGAGAAGCTCAATAAGGAGATCGAAGCACAGAGTAGCCAGAGAACAACACTTGAAGCTAGAGCTAACAAGGCTGAGAAGAAGGTGCAAGATTTGAACTTGAAGCTTGAGTCA CTTCAAAAGGCAAGTGGCGAGCAAAAGCGTATGATCCAGAAAACGGAGCGTGCTCTTAAAGTTGCTGAG GAGGAATTGATGAGGCTGCAACTAGAAGCAACAACGAAGGCAAAACAGCTTACAGAG GTACATGGAGCATGGCTGCCACCTTGGTTGGTGACACATACTGCCCAATATTTG GAGGTGGTCTCAGGTCACTGGAATGAGCATGGAAAACCTGCCATGGACAGCTTTTTGCAGAAG GCATCAGAAAAATCAGCACACGCAAAGAAATGGGCTGAACCACATATCGAGACCGCGAAGCTG AAATTGGTTCCTGTTAAGGAGAAACTGGCTGTGCTAAAGAAAAACGCAGAACCTTACGTGGAGAAGGCGTCGGCAAAATCAGTGGAAGTTTATGAAGCATCCAGGGATGCTATTATACCCCACTTTGTAAAATTTAAAGAAGTTTCTGATCCCTACTTCCAG GAAGCTAAGAAGATCTCTAAACCTTACATTGATCAAGTTGCTGAGGTCACGAAGCCACATGTTGAGAAAGTTAGGAGTACTCTTAAGCCTTATACTAAAAGAGCAGTTCATGTGTATGGAACATTTCTCGAGTCTGCAACCACATACCATCGACAG GCTCAAGCAACCATTTCAGATTACTTGCACCAACATGAAATAACAAAATCACTTGTGACTAAGGAGTTCGTTTGGTTCCTG GCTTCTGCTTTGCTGGCTCTACCTGTGTTTATTATGTACAGGCTTCTAGTAGAAACCTTCTG CACGAAGAAGCAGAAGAGATCGCCTCGTAATGGTAACGGAAACAATGGCAATAGGAGACACAAGCGCCGACATGCTGAGAAGTAA
- the LOC123157900 gene encoding uncharacterized protein isoform X3 produces MKKNLLALPRRSPRAPWENPSAATLRASSFPSSPRRRRWARAAAGILLLSLLHSWAAGGGGLLWRGRGRGFGLWRRGQAVRRCCGASRSAPGYGSGGRLGLCLDPVRLVPGCLGCYSRLKCSRRSWGGLPAAAWMARAHRASWSRERAWLSGGGAFGGGVSAVLHIGSLRRGLRVPWPGDPEVVGRQLQTAALLTGVEAGLRFGIRYGKRRLNVERTKCMQEIVCDCSGVPKRSNTRSCRCRCPAMIWLLRSKDNSCMAAAVEYE; encoded by the exons atgaaaaaaaatctctTAGCGCTCCCGCGACGCTCCCCGCGAGCACCATGGgagaaccctagcgccgccaccctCCGGGCGTCCTCCTTCCCTTCTTCCCCACGCCGCCGTcggtgggcgcgggcggcggcagggattctcctcctctcccttctgCATTCATGGGctgcggggggaggggggcttCTGTGGCGGGGGCGCGGGCGCGGTTTCGGCCTCTGGCGGCGGGGTCAGGCGGTACGGCGCTGTTGCGGGGCGTCTCGGTCGGCTCCAGGGTATGGCAGCGGCGGCCGGCTGGGACTCTGCCTAGATCCGGTTCGTCTCGTCCCTGGGTGCCTCGGGTGCTACTCGAGGCTGAAGTGTTCGCGGCGCAGCTGGGGTGGCCTGCCGGCGGCGGCATGGATGGCTAGGGCGCATCGGGCTTCCTGGTCCAGGGAGCGGGCGTGGCTGTCGGGCGGAGGTGCGTTCGGTGGCGGTGTATCTGCAGTTCTGCACATCGGCTCCCTACGGCGCGGGCTGAGAGTGCCGTGGCCTGGTGACCCCGAGGTCGTCGGGCGGCAGCTGCAGACGGCAGCTCTTCTCACGGGCGTGGAGGCGGGGCTGAG GTTTGGAATTAGGTATGGAAAAAGGAGACTAAACGTTGAGAGAACAAAATGTATGCAAGAGATAGTCTGCGACTGCTCG GGGGTCCCAAAAAGAAGTAATACACGGTCTTGCCGGTGTAGGTGCCCAGCGATGATATGGTTGCTCCGGTCAAAAGACAACAGCTG CATGGCAGCTGCTGTCGAATATGAATGA